A genome region from Pseudomonas pergaminensis includes the following:
- a CDS encoding rhomboid family intramembrane serine protease, with translation MDALKGFKTIAGLALFMVALQVLNVATGYSLLVFGLVPRTLQGLFGILASPFLHGSFAHLSANLIAFLILGTLVIVEGLNRFVTVSAIIILLGGSLVWLFGFAGVHVGASGWVFGLWAYLLSRAWFQRSWSNLITAGVVAVLYGGLVLGFLPRQGISFEGHLFGAFTGFIAAKVLLSKPRSRFNAG, from the coding sequence ATGGACGCCCTGAAGGGTTTCAAGACAATCGCAGGCCTGGCGCTGTTCATGGTCGCGCTGCAAGTGCTCAATGTGGCGACCGGTTACAGCCTCTTGGTCTTCGGCCTGGTCCCACGGACGCTGCAGGGGCTGTTCGGCATCCTCGCCTCACCGTTTCTGCACGGCTCTTTTGCACACCTCAGCGCCAACCTGATTGCCTTCTTGATCCTGGGCACCCTGGTGATTGTCGAGGGGCTCAATCGATTCGTGACCGTCAGCGCGATCATCATCCTGCTGGGCGGCTCTTTGGTCTGGCTGTTCGGCTTCGCGGGCGTGCACGTGGGGGCCAGCGGTTGGGTCTTCGGGTTGTGGGCCTACCTGTTATCGCGCGCCTGGTTCCAGCGGAGCTGGAGCAACCTGATAACGGCCGGTGTCGTGGCGGTACTCTATGGCGGATTGGTCCTTGGCTTCCTTCCTCGCCAGGGCATTTCCTTCGAAGGGCATCTGTTTGGTGCATTCACCGGATTTATTGCAGCCAAGGTACTTCTCTCCAAACCACGCAGCAGGTTTAATGCCGGCTGA
- a CDS encoding ion channel translates to MSIFLLLRLYASSLFHRFGWAGLVIALGVHLSTAYLGLVLLGEQHLTAAATFVYFYLTTTLTVGYGDLAPQTSAGRVFVAAWVMLGGIALLTAAIGKTTSSVIDAWRKGMKGKGDFTGKVGHTVLIGWEGASSERVIELLLQDETSNDNLIVICDCTLDENPMPGKAAFIRGDSLSSTALLLRAGVPGAERVLVRTPSDDLTLATVLAVNQLNPVGHVVAHFNESEIAALASSYAPRLECTSSMAIEMLVRASQDPGSSVVINELLCVGQGATQYLMKLPEAFEATFGDLYTRLKEHHNATLIGYRAKGAQQPSINPPSATRVEGGELFYIASTRLKEISNGMV, encoded by the coding sequence ATGTCGATTTTTCTTCTGTTACGCCTCTACGCGTCCTCCCTCTTTCACCGCTTCGGCTGGGCAGGCCTGGTCATTGCCTTGGGTGTACACCTGAGCACGGCTTACCTGGGCCTGGTGCTTCTGGGCGAGCAACACCTCACTGCCGCCGCCACGTTTGTTTACTTCTATCTCACCACCACACTGACCGTCGGCTATGGCGATCTTGCGCCGCAGACCTCGGCAGGCCGGGTGTTCGTGGCGGCCTGGGTCATGCTCGGCGGCATTGCGCTGCTGACCGCCGCCATCGGCAAAACCACCAGCAGTGTCATCGATGCATGGAGAAAAGGCATGAAGGGCAAAGGCGATTTCACCGGCAAGGTCGGTCATACCGTGCTTATTGGCTGGGAAGGCGCGTCCAGTGAGCGGGTCATTGAGTTGTTGCTGCAAGACGAAACCTCGAACGACAACCTGATCGTCATCTGCGACTGCACCCTCGACGAAAACCCGATGCCGGGCAAAGCGGCGTTCATTCGCGGTGACAGCCTGTCCTCCACGGCGTTATTGCTGCGTGCCGGTGTACCCGGCGCCGAGCGTGTGCTGGTGCGCACCCCGTCGGACGACCTGACACTGGCCACCGTGCTGGCAGTGAATCAGTTGAATCCTGTCGGGCATGTGGTCGCGCACTTCAATGAAAGTGAAATTGCCGCACTGGCCAGCTCCTACGCGCCGCGTTTGGAATGCACTTCCAGCATGGCCATCGAAATGCTGGTGCGCGCCTCTCAAGACCCGGGCTCGTCGGTGGTCATTAATGAGCTACTGTGCGTGGGGCAGGGCGCCACCCAATACCTGATGAAATTGCCCGAGGCCTTTGAAGCCACCTTCGGCGACCTGTACACCCGGTTGAAAGAACACCACAACGCCACCCTCATCGGCTATCGCGCCAAAGGCGCCCAGCAACCGTCGATCAACCCGCCCAGCGCCACGCGCGTTGAAGGTGGCGAACTCTTCTACATCGCCTCTACCCGCCTCAAGGAAATCTCCAATGGGATGGTTTAA
- the ppa gene encoding inorganic diphosphatase, whose translation MSYSKIPAGKDLPNDIYVAIEIPANHAPIKYEIDKDSDCLFVDRFMATPMFYPANYGFIPNTLADDGDPLDVLVVTPYPVTPGSVIRARPVGILNMTDDGGGDAKVIAVPHDKLSQLYVDVKEYTDLPPLLLEQIKHFFENYKDLEKGKWVKIDGWGNADAARAEILKSVAAYKG comes from the coding sequence ATGAGCTACAGCAAGATTCCGGCTGGCAAAGACCTGCCGAACGACATCTACGTCGCCATCGAGATTCCGGCCAACCACGCGCCGATCAAATACGAAATCGACAAAGACAGCGACTGCCTGTTCGTTGACCGTTTCATGGCCACCCCGATGTTCTACCCGGCCAACTACGGTTTTATCCCCAACACCCTGGCTGACGACGGTGACCCCCTCGACGTGCTGGTCGTGACCCCTTACCCGGTTACCCCAGGCTCGGTTATCCGCGCACGCCCGGTCGGTATCCTGAACATGACCGACGACGGCGGCGGCGACGCCAAAGTGATCGCGGTTCCACACGACAAGCTGTCCCAGCTGTACGTGGACGTGAAGGAATACACCGACCTGCCGCCACTGCTGCTGGAACAGATCAAGCACTTCTTCGAGAACTACAAAGACCTCGAAAAAGGCAAATGGGTGAAGATCGACGGTTGGGGCAACGCAGACGCCGCCCGCGCCGAGATCCTGAAGTCGGTCGCTGCCTACAAAGGCTGA
- a CDS encoding PspA/IM30 family protein, translated as MTQSIWSKLFTALRGGASEVGESIVDQQALRILDQEIRDADTALANAKRELVSIMAKHKLATDRVSEYDAKIKDLESKAMAALQANREDLALEVAEAISTLTSERDAEHKQATEFGAYADSMRKDITKAESRIKSLRQQVDMAKARESVQKAQVSASIASGGANGKLETAVGTLNRLQAKQQQRAAELQAQDELAEASTGTDLERKLREAGITPNEGSANAILERLKQKSAE; from the coding sequence ATGACTCAATCCATCTGGAGCAAACTGTTCACCGCGCTGCGCGGCGGTGCCAGCGAAGTCGGCGAATCGATCGTCGACCAACAAGCCCTGCGCATTCTCGATCAGGAAATTCGTGATGCGGACACCGCGCTGGCCAACGCCAAGCGTGAGCTGGTCAGCATCATGGCCAAGCACAAACTGGCCACTGATCGCGTCAGCGAGTACGACGCCAAGATCAAGGACCTGGAGTCCAAGGCAATGGCTGCCCTGCAGGCCAATCGCGAAGACCTGGCCCTGGAAGTGGCCGAAGCCATTTCGACCCTGACCAGCGAGCGGGACGCCGAGCACAAGCAGGCCACCGAGTTCGGCGCCTACGCCGACAGCATGCGCAAGGACATCACCAAGGCCGAAAGCCGGATCAAAAGCCTGCGCCAGCAAGTGGACATGGCCAAGGCGCGCGAAAGCGTACAGAAGGCCCAGGTCAGCGCCTCCATCGCCAGCGGTGGTGCCAACGGCAAGCTGGAAACTGCCGTCGGTACGCTGAATCGCCTGCAGGCCAAGCAGCAGCAACGTGCTGCGGAACTGCAAGCCCAGGATGAACTGGCCGAGGCGTCGACCGGTACCGACCTGGAACGCAAGCTGCGCGAAGCCGGCATCACGCCGAACGAAGGCAGCGCCAATGCGATTCTGGAACGCCTGAAGCAAAAGTCGGCCGAGTAA
- a CDS encoding LexA family transcriptional regulator, translating to MNTSGDRLKALLREVHLSASDFAKNRGVTPQHVNNWFKRGVPMGRLNEIAELLCISSRWLRTGEGPKHPPANFLLEGPDTRKGLPAPTREGRGKYLADPACPPGKIDVEIDLHPSFTSTECVRITLHTLQALNVKPDRALGAYMVDNSMIDIIQQGATLAIDRGRTQIIDGEIYAVEHDGMLRIKYLYNRPGGGLRMRSHNASEHPDEYLTYEQRFEQNFQIVGWVFWWSTLNNRRPPVPLDEHLLGWEGSKSDPEVGI from the coding sequence ATGAATACATCAGGTGATCGTTTAAAAGCGCTACTACGGGAAGTTCATCTTTCCGCCTCCGACTTCGCCAAGAACCGTGGTGTCACGCCTCAACACGTGAACAACTGGTTCAAGCGCGGTGTACCCATGGGCCGACTCAACGAGATCGCAGAACTGCTGTGCATCTCCAGCCGTTGGCTGCGCACCGGCGAAGGCCCCAAGCACCCACCGGCCAACTTCCTGCTGGAAGGCCCGGACACCCGAAAAGGACTGCCCGCACCCACCCGCGAAGGACGCGGTAAATACCTCGCAGACCCCGCCTGCCCCCCAGGAAAAATCGACGTGGAGATCGACCTCCACCCCTCATTCACCTCCACCGAATGCGTCCGCATCACCCTGCACACCCTCCAGGCCCTCAACGTAAAACCCGACCGCGCCCTGGGCGCCTACATGGTCGACAACAGCATGATCGACATCATCCAACAAGGCGCCACCCTCGCCATCGACCGAGGCCGCACCCAAATCATCGACGGCGAAATCTACGCGGTAGAACACGACGGCATGCTGCGCATCAAATACCTCTACAACCGGCCGGGAGGCGGTTTGCGCATGCGCAGCCACAATGCCAGCGAACATCCCGACGAGTACCTGACGTACGAACAGCGCTTCGAACAGAACTTCCAGATCGTGGGCTGGGTGTTCTGGTGGTCCACGTTGAATAACCGCAGGCCGCCCGTGCCGCTGGATGAGCATTTATTGGGCTGGGAAGGCTCTAAATCAGATCCTGAGGTGGGCATTTGA
- a CDS encoding DUF1190 domain-containing protein: MKRSKYVQLSLAASVAMAISGCGPTEKTYDLQKKYNFQSVQQCADEKLPVDVCSDAYMTAMAEHRRIAPVYDSQADCDADFVADWCQQDSTGKFIPRLGGFELTAEGQVTQSQVDAANAQANSQANSGGSGFSTTSLLTGLLIGNMLSNNRNSYRSEPVYRYRDDRGNYGSSTLNQRVSNGATFGRSNQARYGSSNYTNTLRTSAKSSSVASATSRGGFGSKASARSGWGGGGSSS, translated from the coding sequence ATGAAACGAAGCAAGTACGTCCAGCTGTCGCTGGCAGCGTCGGTCGCCATGGCGATATCCGGCTGTGGCCCGACGGAAAAAACCTACGACCTGCAGAAGAAGTACAACTTCCAGTCGGTCCAGCAGTGCGCCGATGAAAAACTTCCGGTAGACGTCTGCTCGGATGCCTACATGACCGCCATGGCCGAGCATCGCCGCATTGCGCCGGTGTACGACAGCCAGGCCGATTGCGATGCCGATTTCGTCGCCGACTGGTGCCAGCAGGACTCCACCGGCAAGTTCATCCCCCGCCTGGGCGGTTTCGAACTGACCGCCGAAGGCCAGGTGACACAGTCCCAGGTCGATGCGGCCAATGCTCAAGCCAACTCCCAAGCGAACAGTGGCGGCTCAGGCTTCTCCACCACCAGCCTGCTGACCGGCCTGCTGATCGGCAACATGCTGAGCAACAATCGCAACAGCTACCGCTCCGAGCCGGTGTATCGCTACCGCGACGATCGCGGCAATTACGGCTCCTCGACGCTCAACCAGCGCGTCTCCAATGGCGCCACCTTTGGCCGCTCGAACCAGGCCCGCTACGGCAGCAGCAACTACACCAACACGCTGCGCACCTCCGCCAAGTCGAGCTCCGTCGCTTCGGCCACCTCCCGTGGCGGCTTCGGCAGCAAGGCCAGCGCACGCAGCGGCTGGGGTGGCGGCGGGTCGAGCAGTTAA
- a CDS encoding glutathionylspermidine synthase family protein — translation MKKIHCAERHDWKQTADSLGFLFHTIDNEPYWDESAYYQFTLKQIEHDLEDPTTEIHDMCMDLVARVVHSEELLDRLSIPASFYDMIRTSWLEGHPHLYGRMDFSYNGTGPAKLLELNYDTPTSLYEAAAFQWGWLEQCIERGLLPKHADQFNSIDTKLHQAFAQLQVNQPFYFASMKDSVEDKGTTDYLRLVAEKVGIESRHIDIEDIGLTAEGRFVDLEDRWIPHLFKLHAWEFIFHEPFGAAIAQCDTQFFEPAWKAILSNKGILPLLWEFNKGHPNLLASHLDNEPGKAVPKGWVRKPFFSREGANIELQTADGLIVKEDGPYTDAPFILQEFAPLPRFGDSYTLIGSWVIGDQAAGIGVREDNSLITKDSSRFLPHLILG, via the coding sequence ATGAAGAAGATCCACTGCGCAGAACGTCATGACTGGAAACAGACCGCCGACAGCCTCGGCTTTCTGTTCCACACCATCGACAACGAACCCTACTGGGACGAAAGCGCGTACTACCAGTTCACGCTCAAGCAAATCGAGCACGACCTCGAAGACCCGACCACCGAGATCCATGACATGTGCATGGACCTCGTCGCGCGCGTGGTCCACAGCGAAGAACTGCTCGACCGCCTGAGCATCCCCGCGTCCTTCTACGACATGATCCGCACCTCATGGCTGGAAGGCCACCCGCACCTGTACGGGCGCATGGACTTCTCCTACAACGGCACCGGCCCCGCCAAGTTGCTCGAACTCAACTACGACACCCCCACCAGCCTCTACGAAGCCGCGGCGTTCCAATGGGGCTGGCTGGAACAATGCATTGAACGCGGCCTGCTACCCAAACACGCCGACCAATTCAACAGCATCGACACCAAACTGCACCAGGCCTTCGCCCAACTGCAGGTCAACCAGCCCTTCTACTTCGCCTCCATGAAAGACTCGGTCGAAGACAAAGGCACCACCGACTACCTGCGGCTTGTCGCAGAAAAAGTCGGCATCGAATCCCGCCATATCGACATCGAAGACATCGGCCTGACCGCCGAAGGCCGCTTCGTCGACCTCGAAGATCGCTGGATCCCCCACCTGTTCAAGCTGCACGCCTGGGAATTCATCTTCCACGAACCCTTCGGCGCTGCGATTGCCCAGTGCGACACACAGTTCTTCGAGCCCGCGTGGAAAGCCATCCTCTCCAACAAAGGCATCCTGCCGCTGCTATGGGAATTCAACAAAGGGCACCCGAATTTGCTTGCGTCGCACCTGGACAATGAACCGGGTAAAGCCGTGCCTAAGGGTTGGGTGCGCAAGCCGTTCTTCTCACGGGAAGGGGCCAACATTGAATTGCAAACCGCTGATGGGCTGATTGTGAAAGAGGACGGGCCGTATACGGATGCGCCGTTTATTCTTCAGGAATTTGCACCGCTGCCACGGTTTGGGGACAGCTATACGTTGATCGGGTCTTGGGTGATTGGGGACCAGGCGGCAGGGATTGGAGTGCGGGAGGACAATAGTTTGATTACCAAGGATTCGAGCCGGTTTTTGCCGCATTTAATATTGGGTTGA
- a CDS encoding DUF2491 family protein, with protein MGWFKQLMGLEAPNANSQSNRPAAEALPTTGPLGLAPGKGVMFDTTLKLLLDGHTSVVIPGSQEIWSNGTVDLGQSTWLSRYYMNDEDYWLQVHTTGDIAGQVESVILFNYLSYVTLSSEAELRRLAGPQSLIGLPTYTHNGVEYTRVWGSEEGQTELVAMSEHVINPEDSYSVEHRSMLYARDTGLTDRREFLLFSVEEDAEGTISLSTSLGISLYTTDLNAL; from the coding sequence ATGGGATGGTTTAAACAGTTGATGGGGCTTGAGGCCCCGAACGCGAACTCTCAGTCGAACCGGCCCGCCGCTGAAGCCCTGCCGACCACCGGTCCGCTGGGCCTGGCTCCAGGCAAAGGCGTGATGTTCGACACCACCCTGAAGTTGTTGCTCGACGGGCATACCTCGGTGGTGATCCCCGGTTCCCAGGAAATCTGGAGTAACGGCACCGTCGACCTCGGGCAGTCGACCTGGCTGTCGCGCTACTACATGAACGACGAAGATTACTGGTTGCAGGTGCACACCACCGGCGACATCGCCGGGCAGGTCGAGTCCGTCATCCTGTTCAACTACCTCAGTTACGTCACCCTCAGCAGCGAAGCTGAACTGCGCCGGCTGGCGGGGCCTCAGAGCCTGATCGGGTTGCCGACCTACACCCACAATGGCGTCGAATACACGCGCGTATGGGGCAGCGAGGAGGGCCAGACTGAACTGGTGGCAATGAGCGAGCACGTGATAAACCCCGAGGATTCCTACAGCGTCGAGCACCGCTCAATGCTATATGCCCGTGACACAGGCCTGACCGATCGACGGGAGTTCCTGCTGTTTTCCGTCGAAGAAGACGCGGAAGGCACCATCAGCCTGAGCACGTCGCTGGGCATTTCGCTGTACACAACCGACTTGAACGCGCTCTAA
- a CDS encoding DUF350 domain-containing protein — MLEALSISLNKAAVFGFVIYILGAAVLFAVFQFIYTRITPHKEFELIRAGNVSAAVALGGAIVGFAIPASNVIAYSINLLDFVVWAVIAAVVQLLAFLLTSLVLKGTSERIKNGELAAGIYVAAVAISVGMLNAACMTPTQN; from the coding sequence ATGCTAGAAGCTCTCTCCATCTCCCTGAACAAAGCGGCTGTGTTCGGGTTTGTCATCTACATCCTCGGGGCTGCGGTGTTGTTCGCGGTGTTCCAGTTCATCTACACCCGTATCACCCCGCACAAGGAGTTCGAGCTGATCCGTGCGGGCAACGTCTCTGCGGCGGTCGCCCTGGGCGGTGCTATCGTCGGCTTCGCCATTCCGGCCAGCAACGTGATTGCCTACTCCATCAACCTCCTCGACTTCGTGGTCTGGGCAGTGATCGCCGCCGTCGTCCAACTGTTGGCGTTCCTGCTGACCAGCCTGGTGCTCAAAGGCACGTCCGAGCGCATCAAGAACGGTGAACTCGCGGCCGGCATCTACGTCGCCGCCGTGGCCATCAGCGTTGGCATGTTGAATGCCGCGTGCATGACGCCTACCCAGAACTGA